The Streptococcus oralis genome segment ATATCCCGGCTCAAGAGACAGGTGTCATTTCAGCTCTTCCAGCTATGGAATTTGGTCTATATGCCATGAGATTGGGAGCTGGTCGTGCAGTCAAGTCTGATGCTTTAGACTATGAAACTGGAATCGTTTTTGATAAAAAAGTTGGTGACCCTGTCCAGAGGGGTGAAATTGTCGCAAAAGTTTATACAAATGGAAAAATTTCTTCTGAACTAGTTACAGAATTTCAAAAATATGTTAAAATAAATGATGGAGTGCAAAGTTTACGAGAAATTATAGAAATTATCTCATAAAACCAGGGAGAATCCGAATATGAAATTAAATAAATATATCGATCATACGCTTTTAAAGCAAGATGCAAGTCAAGAACAAATTGATCGTTTGCTATCTGAAGCGCGTGAGTATGACTTTGCCAGCGTTTGTGTCAATCCCACATGGGTGAAACATGCGAAAACAGGGCTTGAAGGCTCAGATGTAAAGGTTTGTACAGTAGTAGGTTTTCCTTTGGGAGCAACAACTTCAGCTGTGAAAGCTTTTGAAACAAAAGAAGCTGTCCAAAACGGTGCGGATGAGATTGATATGGTTATCAATGTTGGTGCCCTCAAATCAGGCAATCTGGATTTGGTTGAATCGGACATCCGTGCTGTCGTAGAAGCAAGTGGTGACAAGTTGGTTAAGGTCATTATTGAAGCTTGCTTGTTGACAGACGATGAAAAGGTTGTGGCCTGCGAATTATCCCAGAAAGCAGGCGCTGACTTTGTCAAAACATCAACTGGATTTTCAACTGGTGGTGCCACTATTGAGGATGTTCAGTTGATGCGTGAAACAGTCGGGCCAGATATGGGAGTTAAGGCAGCTGGTGGAGCTCGTTCATATGCAGATGCTGTCGCTTTTGTGGAAGCAGGCGCTACCCGTATCGGAACATCTGCTGGTGTAACAATCTTAAAAGGAGAATTGGCAGATGGCGACTACTGAGTTAATTGAACTAGCAATTGAAACCAGCAAACAAGCCTATGTCCCCTATTCTCATTTTCCCATAGGTGCTGTTTTAGTAGCCAAGGAT includes the following:
- the deoC gene encoding deoxyribose-phosphate aldolase; translated protein: MKLNKYIDHTLLKQDASQEQIDRLLSEAREYDFASVCVNPTWVKHAKTGLEGSDVKVCTVVGFPLGATTSAVKAFETKEAVQNGADEIDMVINVGALKSGNLDLVESDIRAVVEASGDKLVKVIIEACLLTDDEKVVACELSQKAGADFVKTSTGFSTGGATIEDVQLMRETVGPDMGVKAAGGARSYADAVAFVEAGATRIGTSAGVTILKGELADGDY